Within Bactrocera oleae isolate idBacOlea1 chromosome 6, idBacOlea1, whole genome shotgun sequence, the genomic segment TCGATGCTATTAAGAATAATCgattgaaaatgttaaaaatattaagtatatctaatatctatatatatgtgtaggCGTATTTTGGGTTCATGCTCATGCACATGCAGCTTTAAAGTGAATTAATTTACatctaaaataatatattaatattacattaaataatatgtaacgtaaacaaaaaaaatattataaactattgtaaaaatatgtgctcattaaagaaaaaaaattattttcatatattttcagtGCATCTCAAATACATCAAGACAAACATATAGAGCAGCAAACAAAACCAAACACGCAATAAAACTCCCTCAGCCTTTTCCTTCTCTCAAGAAAGGACTAGAAATACCAACCTTTTGTGGCGCCCCACCACGTTTAACGTCGATCCAGAATCGTGCAATATTTATCAGCAGACCAATCAAAGCGATGGCAAAGAATTTAATTTGCAAATGAGCACCCAAAATCTTCAAAAGCAACTCAATCTTCGCCTTAAGAAAAGAGCCCAACAACACTAGTTTAGCGATcgccttcttcttcttcttcttcttgccACGTGTCACTGTTATATAGTGGAGAGGAAAGGAGAGAAAAAAACATTGTGGCACAATGCTGTACATTAGTATGATTCGGTCGATCTATACGAGCTGGACCTAAAACTAGTTAACAATTACGTACAATCAAAAAATCGGTTGGGAGGGTGGGTGTTTGTTAGTATGAAGTGCGTTTCGATGTGCATTAGATAGTTGGAGAGAAGCATAAGCGTTCTATATAACGGaaacatgcacatatatgtttacattaaataaatattaaccgaTTTAATGCTAATGTGCGAATGCAAAGGAGtcgagttcgttgcttaagtcttttgctTGAAGTGAAAGTATTCGAATTCTACAATGTTATTTTTGCTGAACATAAGTAAGCAGTTTGTTTTGCGTTAAATATTTGGCAATTGAGGTAAATTACACCttatattcaattaaatatattttaaaatgaattttcatGTTTTGATAATCTCGTTTTCTTCACGATTTAGAAATTTctgacatatatttttatattgaatgcAATTTGGGTATAATCcaaattttcgcaaaaaaaaatttgattttgcatctataaatttatttttattatcgtaTAAATCTAaagtcaatatttatttttaaagaaccCGACTCTTTTGCAATTTCACAGCGACTTAATCTTACTTGCttagttaatataattttttttactaaatcaCAGAATATTTACATCATGCAGGCAATGTAAGTACACGCAAGCCACTTTTTTTATacctaaatttttttcttaaatatatcaCTCCAAATTCggaaatcaatttttaatataaataaattttaattttaaatatttagataattataaaattctcaaaattaaagaaatttaattgttgCGTGCATTTTACACCAGCTTTTGCTTACAAactagtaataataaataaataatataataaattctcaTAAACCATTAGCCCAACTCCACAACCGAAAGCACTGCATTGCCGACGTGCTTCACAGTTTCAATAACCAGAAAGTTCACACGATGGTGTGTGATTGCACTTTTAGGTTTGTGTACTTACTAATGACTTACTTACGTGGCAACGCTCGCTTCAGCGATTGCGAAGTAGTTACTTTGTAGTGGAAATACCCTACAACCAAATTATTtctgatataatattttttctaagaaactttttgtcaatattaatatttgtatctCTTCCATGGAATTACTGCAATGTGTTAATatgatttaattacaattttatataaatttgttttatatttgcaaCTTTGTGGTTATTTCCAGTTTTGCATTACTTTTTATTCCTAGAAGTGAATTATTCATCTCCGCGAGTATTTATAACTCCAAATTATACTgggcaataaaaaattacatttgaaGAGTTTCTTCTAAACACTATTTTACACAGTGAGGTAATTTCAGAAATATCGAGATTAGTGAGTAGGAGGTTTAAGTTATGagagatttattaaaaaaaatttatataaatcgtGAAATGGGATGTCTGTCAAATATGTTAACTACtaggatgttttttttttatgagtgAGGTTGGGATGATCCCAGAGTACAATTTGCAGACTCgtgaatataaaatacaaataatagaAGAGTTTTCTTAGTAATGACATCAAAATTGAGCTTTCTATATATTAATTCGAAAATTATTCATgagcttaaaaatattacttttggaCTGGAGTTTGAAAACCTTTAAGATTTCAaagcttttacatttttaaaaattatctaaagtCTTGATAGAATAGTATAAAATagtataaggttgtcaaatatctcccttccgcttttttgtcttttgaatttcgcggctatgtacaaagcgctatcTGGcgacactatacataatttgaaaggtcttgacataccctacaaaacaacgctatgcatgattagtttggatattgcgttcaacagttatagacgtgtaaacatggagttcactgacgccgaaattcgcgctattttaaagttttccttcgttaaagcaaatccgctagagaaacgttccgtgagattaatggtgatttgggggatggtactctatcacttcgaaccgcggaggaatggtttcgacgattcagagccggtgaaaacgacaccatggataagccagcctgcggaagacctgtgacgacaaataccgatcaaatcatggaatacatcgagttagaccggcatatggcatctcgtgacatcgcccaggagatgggagttagtcaccaaaccattttgaaccatctgcagaaggctggatacaaaaaaaagtttgatgtttgggtgccgcataatttgacgcaaaaaaccttctggaccgaatcaacgcctgcgatatgctgctgaaacggaacgaactcgtcccattcttgaagcgaatggtgactggcgacgaaaaatggatcacgaacgacaatatcaagcgaaaacggtcgtggtcgaagaccggtgaatcgtcccaaacagtggccaagccgggattgacggccaggaaggttttgccgtgtgtttggtgggattggaagggaatcatccactatgagctgctcccatatggccagacgcttaattctaccatctactgcgaacaactggaccgcttgaagcaggcgatcgaccagaagcgtccagaattggccaacaggaagggtgtagtgttccaccaggacaacgccagaccacacacttcgttgatgactcgtcagaagctacgggagctcggatgggaggttttatcgcatccaccatatagcccggacgtagcgccaagtgactaccacctgttcctgtccatggcgaatgcccttggtggtgtgaagttgaactcaaaagaggcttgtgaaaagtggctgtccgaattcttcgcaaataaggaggggggcttctacgaagAGGGTATTATGAAGTttccgtctagatggaaacagatcatcgaacaaaacggcgcatattttaactaaaaccgatcactgtaacactttttataaagcattgaatgaagagcaaaaaagcaaaAGGGAGATATTTGATAAAGAATTGGTTCCTTTTTAGTTTGGCAGCTTCAGAGAGTTTTTTGCAAAAGCTAGAAAATTTccagatttttttttggtttcggaGTATTTAAGCGTTACAAAAAATAACCACATACAGAAAAAACATGAGGAAAACACTGCCTCTAAAACTAGTTCAAAggtaagaaaataattaaaccaTTCACAAAGGAATATTTTACTGACCATAAAGACTTGAAAaagagtttataaattttatattacggGAGGTTCCAGGGAAATAATCTCAGGTTTTGTGTTAATAATGTTGGATCGATATGTCACCTGCACGCGAATTTTTTGATTGCAGTGAATAAATTGTTTGGTGATATGCAGGTTATTTCATTAGTCAAGCGATTGGATGTAGGGTACTTCGACAAACCAACACCATGCGGAAGTTATAAAGGAAAGGAAATTCAATGAAAGATTTTTAGGAGactattaaattcatatatacagCACTACTAAAACCAACACCaactacatatttacaaaatatattatatacaattatattaaCTACAGGATAGTGACTAAGTATTAGGGAGCAAAGATGAGAGTAAAAATTTTGTGTACGAAAAGGGTGCGATCAAGTTAATAAATCACACGCAAACACACACCTCCAACGCTTCTACCATATTTTATCGGTTTCTTGTGTTTGCGCTTGTGTCCACCATCCACATCTGTAACATCGACGGCATCCACCAATTCCTCCAGCAGACCCAAGCCCAAATGATCCGAGGGCTCTTGCTCAACCACAACCGACACGCTGTCATCAGCATGTtgatgcttcttcttcttctttcgtTTTTGCTTCTTCGATGGTTTGCTATGACCTTGTGACACTGGCACCCATTCAACGGCATCATCGTGATGACCACCATGCCCATGCAATTGCAATTCGGCTGGTTGTACGACTAAGAGAGTTTCTGGTTtcttttttctcttatttttgcgtttctttttaccaccgccgccgccgcccTTTAGTTGACCCGGTGGCGCGTCTTCACTATCTTCGATTTCTATAAATTCGACGCCGTCTGAGGAGTCATGATTAGCCACGCCGGGCGCTGTGTCAGTTAGTGGCGCTACATCAATATGATCCAGTTGGCTGTGCACGCCCACTGGCCGACCTTGGAAGAAGTTGACTGTATGTTGCTGGTTAGCATTGCCATCGCGATCTACGTAATCTTCGTCATTCTGCGACGGCTCTGCTTCGCCATCATCGTCCTCCTCTCCTTCTTCTTCATCTTCATCGCCATTCTCGCTATCTTCTTCTTCCTCGTCATCTTCTGTTTCGTTATCATTATTGACGAAGTTCTGCTTGGTATCCGGCTGCACATAGTCGTACTCGCGGCCCAGAAAGCTAGATAAGACCCTcgaattgtttattaaatttttacagttatttcTCATGCACTCACCCATCCATAGTTTCGGCCAAATATTTCTTCATATAACCAGTACCAATTTCGATCTTCTTTAATATCGTGGAAGGCTTCTCTTTGGTGGGGCCTTCACTGGCACTATAGCCACGCTTTTCAAGTGTCGCATTTAATTGCCGGTCTGCTTCCACTATAAAATGTGGcagaaaataaaagttttaataataaagataaattgtcaaatattttaaatgttgcaATCAAAGCGCAATGGCTGTCATTTCAATTGAATATTTGACTAAAATGCACGAAAAGTATATGCCACGCTACTGGCGCTTTCAGTTTTATTTGCTTGTAGACCTATTTAAGCAGACATTCCACGAATCTAGTACCAACATGTAGGCGGCGATATCTCATGCTTGTCATAAAAGCAAAGCGTAAATTAAATAGTTCACACTTTTCACTCTTAAAGATTTACTGTCACGGTCGTAACGCAATGACTCACATGCACTTGGTTATGTCCATACTCGTATGCCACCGGTCGAGCTAACTTGCTACAAGTACACCGGTTTGTTTTGTCGACCAATTAAGCATACGAAAAAACAGAAACTTCAAACGACTAGTTTTAACCAATTAAGgatgcaattaaaaatatgtgcatAACCTCAAGTGCATGTTCACACAGTTATAAAACTATTTGCATAAGAGAGTAAAAGTTAAAAGTTTGgaacaaaagttttatttaatattttaatttaattacttattttattttatttgcttttttaatttcctttcatttcactttattccatttgaattgtattaatttaatttaatttagttcaatttcatttcatttcattttgtttaattatataatattaaaaggtAGGAACagcagttttatttaaatttttaatttaattacttattttatttgcttttaatttaatttaattcaatttaatttcctttcatttcccttcattttattttaattcgtttaatttaattgaacttaatttaattaattcaagtctttttaattttttaataaagtaaaagGTAGGAACAGcaactttattttagtttttaattttattacatattttatttgctttttatttaatttaattcatattaACTTACTTTCATTTcatcttattttattatatttaatttaatttaatctaatgtaatgtaatataatttaatttaatttaattaaatttcatttcttttcatttaatttagaaaaatttatttaataaaacttaataaaatttattttaatcttatttaatttaattcaattttatttcattttatttaatttagtttagtttttttttaaaatttcttttaatttatttaatttaatttcttttaatttaatttattttaatttaatttaattttttctatttttttatttaattttatgtaatttaatttaatttaagattatttaatttaattcaatttcattttatttcattcaatttagttaatttaatgaaattttataatataattttattctattttgttttatttaattttataatattcaatttaatttaatttgattttatttaatttaatttaattttatattattccaTTTTCTTTACATCCGGTTGTATTGCTAAATATAACTGAAATGGATTCAAACCGAAGTCTACACGCGAAATCAAACATTGCaaccaattaaataaatttttatgtttattttattaattttcttatgaATTAGTTACGGTTTGTGGCCACAGAGGCATGAAAAATTCACCAACTAACCGAAACCGACAACAGGTGCGGAGCAGACTCGGGCTGCTTCACAACAATTTAGCGCTTTTCTTTCAATGTTGTGTTCATGAATTCTGTATCTTGCTTTGAGCACGCTTTTATGCACATGCTTATCTGCAATATTCAAACACACACTTGTGCGTCTTTCATTCTGGGCTGATTATGCGGTAAAAGTGCcgctgaatttcaattaaagacATGCAGGTACCTCCACTTAAGGTTTAAATATGACTAAAGTTGGTAATgtgcacaaaaaaaatgttgccttatatcaataattttcattgaCCCATTTTATTGGCATAGAAAACTCGTAATTCAGTAgtgttttgttaattattttcctttaattCAGAAGTCCATGAATAAGAAAATtatcacttttatatatttccCTAGTATTGGCATAACATTCCTCAATGACAACTTCAGAGACCTCATGTACTCAGACCTTATCGGCCTCCAGTATATGTTCATTTTCGTGtgcttttcaaatttttaattcaaatatataagttTCAGTCTGTACTGTGGACAAAATATTCATAAGACGATGCACGGTTGTACCATCACTTCTAATTTGACCTAAATAGTCATAATATGAATCATTAGTGGCGTCTTCGAAACAAGCTGCCTAGtctataaaatacaattttttctttcaccTATTAGCGAATGTTAAGCAGTTAAAATTGAAACAACTAGGAAAAGACGTATCTAGCTGAAGGCTAAGGCTTCCTTAGATTTTTATCGGTTTCCTTCGTGTCAAAAGGATCTTGCGACAACTGCCGGTAAGTTCACGAGACGGGCAACTTGCCTTTGCACATCAGCTTCCGAGTAAAGTTTCGTTACTCTTTGCTTTTATGTTATCATcgttaatgaaaattatcgatAAAGCGAATGAATCAAACATTCTACCAATTCACGAACATCCCCAAATGCCTAAGGAGCTTGTTGGATTAGACCTGTCCAAAATCCTTTAGCAACATTTTCAATCTCTAAGCATTATATATGGGTATTATGACGTCATAGCAGCGTATGCAGATCATATTTGTCTATTCTTGAAAGAACATCATATACTATGGAACATGTGAAACTTCGGACTGACTTTCATGTTTTGACTGTATTAAGATTTCCGAGTCAGATAAATGACAataaaatgtcaaaagttacagaactttaattttttcattatttgtcATAAATATTCTTCTATTAAAAAACTAACTATATACGAGTttgtaatttctaaaaatacCTTTCAATTTCTGCCACTGCATGTGCAATTCACCATCCCACAAATCCAATATGCGTCCAGATTGTTGCCGCGCACAACTCCATGGCTGTTCTCTCATCGGACATAGCACTAAATCTATATATGGCGAAACTTCTGCAAATATAAaaggaaaacataaatattgagTAAGTACGTCTAATTAGTTGAATatgaaattacataatttatttcataacatAGATATTAATGCCTTGATAAATTCATTATTGAGTTGCTACACCTGCAGCAAACACAATACAAAGTAGCAAGTGAAATTGTTATCTAAAACCGTGATGCATAGCATCTCAACTAAAACAAGAATTAAGCAAATGTCACTATAAGCAACACGCATTCGCAATACTTATTATGGTACTCGCCACATACCGTAAAATTGTGATACTTGTTTGACCAATTGCGACTGGAAGCGTAGCCAACTATGAGTGGTATGTTGCCACAAATTGTTGCATATAATGTACTGTTTgccttatataaaaattttgtaaatgtagCAACATATATTTAAGGTGACCCACTAGGAAATCAATCGGAGTTGTGGGGTTGAATTTATACCGATAATATTTTCAATGGAAAATACCACAGCAAACGTTCACAGTTCTGTCAAACGTAAAGTGAATAATATTAGTGATGAATGTAACATACTGGgaccatatgtatatttttagcgCTTTCAAAAATTTCCTACATGGTGCGTTTTATCACTTAAGTGCGTAGGTGCGATGCAAAGTTGCATTTGCCATTCTTATAACCTAATCGGTCTCAAAGTGCTCACCAAGCCATTGACCATTGAAAGCTGCGTGAAGAGTAAACCAGACATAAACtaatacaaaaccaaaaacaaatgaataggtgctaatttcacaaaataatagaaaacttCACTGAGTTCATGGAAAAAAGCAGTTGTtgctataaacaaaaaatagaagATGCAGAGAGTGAAAGCCgcttgtgtatgtacatattgacTTTGATCAAGCAAACAAGAGAGCAACAACTTTtatgctgtttgttgttgctattgcaagATTTGTTTGcacattgtatttttatttgcaattgtaTAGCTCAAACAAAGAAGCTTGCGTATGGAAACGATTGTTAGGAAGCAACAGCATAAATCAATTCACATTTACATACGtactatatctatatacatatatacttatgagtatatttacaataatatgtTTGCTTTGAAAATAAGATATCGCTTTAGTGAGTTTGAGTAGTACTATAAATTTGTCAAAACATATTGATTCGTCATATTAAGAAGCTGTCTCTGTAGATTTATAATGATTTAATATTCTTGCCATCAGCAAAGCAAATCAATGCTTATTAAATTTACGAGGTGAGATTCAGTTATCGTTTTGTGAGATGACATTTGTCAAAATAAATTGATCTGTTACATTCAAAATCTGCCTCTGTAgacacataccatatatattatatttaaataacggtttaatattcttaaaacaaaaaagtgttttaaattACAGAGGTGAGAAATGGGCATGATAAAACAGTTTCCCTAAACTATCTGAGTAATTGGTATGAAACTGCAGCACTCTCCTAACTTCCTGGGGAATATTTTTTTGCTAGATTCCTTTTggaaaaaaaccgaaaaataaattttacagataATGGTTCTGTTCTGGTTTGTGAAGAacaacatataaattttttgttatacagGGTGCTTTTTGGTGGTCAACGTCAgtctttcaatatattttcgatATGAAATTATTTCTAATAGAATATGTTAAGCGTTGAGGGCATACGCCACTTCATTCAGAAGGTGTAATAAATATGTCTTAAgtaataaaagcagaagctcgACAATACTGGTTGATACACAAAGTGTCGCTACCTTACTATTATCTTTGCTTTTCACAATGCTATATTTATAACTTCAATCAAAATATATTGGCAAAACCATTATTTTAAAGCCCGGTGATAGCTTGCCAAATTTGTCAAATGCAAAAGATATTGCCTGCCTCaatgttaacaaatttattaaatgtgCCACATAAGTTATCGCCTGAATGGGCtgtgtgtgatactttaatatatcaacgtatatatgtatatggtgctTTTAAGTATACGgctatacataaatacaaacttTAAGGTTTCAACTGCTCAAGGCATAAAAAAGTTAACGAAAATGCTGCCACCTCTCCAACCCCAGCTGAATGGAAAGTCGCATCGTGAAACTGATGACCTCAAATTGGCGTTGCAGCATTAGCAACAAACAAAGGATGATCGGCAGTGTGAGCGAGCAGTTTTGGTGACACGTCAAATATGTAAGCAACTATGTGGTAGTCAGAAATTTGGCGACATCAGTTACACAGTTTAAAGTTAATCTACAAAACAGATCTTTTGCTATTTTTACGTGGGAGCAGCAACATTTCACAAGCTACACATTTATAGGTGTAATGGCTAATGATgagaaaaatagaaataaatttatcaaaattgtCTATAAATTTtgctacataaaaaaaaatgaaattaatgcaGTTGATTTTCTATCTCATATGaaatggcttaaaagactttCACTTACAAAACCATTAAGAGCTCACCTCATTACTTGACGTTAGGTAGCGCatctttattattgtaaatgcCTGACGGAGATAGAGTATtcaatattgtattatttaacaaaacccaattttataaaataagtgACAAAAGCTTTGCAAGTAAGGAAGGTACATAAACGGGCGCAAAACACTTTCAAACGCTTTTCAGCTATTTTTGCTCTCTCTGTGTGACTATTTTTACAAAGTTAGAGCTAAAAGCGTATTGGATTAAAGTTGAGCCCAATTAACAACAAGTAacgaaggactaagttcgggtgtattttatatacttgtaactTGCACGAAGCAAAGCGCGGGtaattccttcaggtgttggtaaaactttatattagaaaatattaaaatggaataaacattcattattctaagaaattgtgaataaattacaatcaaatttggtatcttcatgacttatattgaaggtcattAACTTCGACCTAGTTTTATTCCTATAGTTCTTTTCAGCTAAAATttgattcaaaatattttaactacatatgttatatcaacaaaatttaatatattgtgttGATGGGGAAAGCGTCGACCAGAAGAtcagaattcattatatttgGGATATGAAATTTAGAcgaaggtctagaccaattccattctgATTCAGCATTAAAGTCAGACGGATGTTCGAATATTCCAATATTAGTTATAAAGGGGTTAGGTCAAATTTTCATCAAGATAccttaatttttactaaagttacagcatctcgtcatcctgatcatttatatatacataacatacattaAATCATGAATCACTATTTTTTCTATAGTTCACACGAAACCAGAATTAAGGCTTTTTGAGGAAGAATGCGGAAGAATTTAAGGGAGAATAAGAAAAGAATAGACATCGTCGCTTCCAACGTGATTGCTAAATAAAGCAATCTTCTCAAAGCAGGAATTTTTGTACAAGCaagaaaacttatttttgttcAACTTAACGGTACGAAAAAATCAGGATCAAGATAAAAACACTTAcgaa encodes:
- the LOC106621006 gene encoding uncharacterized protein isoform X1, with the protein product MDWSGPNYVLVLLALIHTLTPLPFAHSWSATTTSGTPVGVGSATDGVGVGVGAAKARNINEVSPYIDLVLCPMREQPWSCARQQSGRILDLWDGELHMQWQKLKVEADRQLNATLEKRGYSASEGPTKEKPSTILKKIEIGTGYMKKYLAETMDGFLGREYDYVQPDTKQNFVNNDNETEDDEEEEDSENGDEDEEEGEEDDDGEAEPSQNDEDYVDRDGNANQQHTVNFFQGRPVGVHSQLDHIDVAPLTDTAPGVANHDSSDGVEFIEIEDSEDAPPGQLKGGGGGGKKKRKNKRKKKPETLLVVQPAELQLHGHGGHHDDAVEWVPVSQGHSKPSKKQKRKKKKKHQHADDSVSVVVEQEPSDHLGLGLLEELVDAVDVTDVDGGHKRKHKKPIKYGRSVGVTRGKKKKKKKAIAKLVLLGSFLKAKIELLLKILGAHLQIKFFAIALIGLLINIARFWIDVKRGGAPQKVVYVEHAHHQHHYDEHGDDWGGESGGSYWKRSLQTDPTLEEAATDSYQPVGQHQDPHYKAYHGQWQ
- the LOC106621006 gene encoding uncharacterized protein isoform X2; this translates as MDWSGPNYVLVLLALIHTLTPLPFAHSWSATTTSGTPVGVGSATDGVGVGVGAAKARNINEVSPYIDLVLCPMREQPWSCARQQSGRILDLWDGELHMQWQKLKVEADRQLNATLEKRGYSASEGPTKEKPSTILKKIEIGTGYMKKYLAETMDGFLGREYDYVQPDTKQNFVNNDNETEDDEEEEDSENGDEDEEEGEEDDDGEAEPSQNDEDYVDRDGNANQQHTVNFFQGRPVGVHSQLDHIDVAPLTDTAPGVANHDSSDGVEFIEIEDSEDAPPGQLKGGGGGGKKKRKNKRKKKPETLLVVQPAELQLHGHGGHHDDAVEWVPVSQGHSKPSKKQKRKKKKKHQHADDSVSVVVEQEPSDHLGLGLLEELVDAVDVTDVDGGHKRKHKKPIKYGRSVGVTRGKKKKKKKAIAKLVLLGSFLKAKIELLLKILGAHLQIKFFAIALIGLLINIARFWIDVKRGGAPQKHHYDEHGDDWGGESGGSYWKRSLQTDPTLEEAATDSYQPVGQHQDPHYKAYHGQWQ